The proteins below come from a single Bactrocera dorsalis isolate Fly_Bdor chromosome 5, ASM2337382v1, whole genome shotgun sequence genomic window:
- the LOC125778746 gene encoding trypsin II-P29-like — MCKFSRQLVLRLILCLAFDHIYGQVSERIVGGSAVTQKIYPYYVRLHYRGLFSCGGSLVRNNAVLTAAHCVSGRNVEELSVHADTINLGDTGVVRTIKYMLVPKKYDAYTLNYDVAVLILSSAIPSAPVIPLNKDAVPAGTSCLVIGHGRTKENGVLSRQLQEIYVPIMSREVCQHKYLGNYVVTQYMMCAWRLGKKDSCKGDSGGPMVCNGKQAGIVSWGLGCGRVQYPGVYTDISQVYGFIEYLLKKYA; from the coding sequence ATGTGTAAATTCAGTCGACAATTAGTTTTGCGATTAATACTATGTTTGGCATTTGACCATATTTATGGGCAAGTGTCCGAGCGTATTGTTGGCGGCAGTGCGGTGACACAAAAGATATATCCTTATTATGTGCGTCTGCACTATCGAGGACTGTTCAGTTGCGGCGGTTCGTTGGTGCGGAATAATGCTGTACTCACGGCTGCACACTGTGTCAGTGGCAGAAATGTGGAGGAGCTGAGCGTACACGCGGACACCATTAATTTGGGCGACACTGGAGTAGTGAGAACAATCAAGTACATGCTGGTTCCAAAAAAATACGATGCGTATACACTAAATTATGATGTAGCGGTGTTGATACTCTCCTCTGCCATACCGAGTGCACCAGTGATACCATTGAATAAGGACGCGGTCCCTGCCGGTACGAGTTGCCTGGTTATTGGTCATGGCAGAACCAAAGAAAACGGCGTCCTCTCGAGACAATTGCAAGAGATCTACGTACCTATCATGAGTCGGGAAGTTTGTCAGCACAAATATCTCGGTAACTACGTTGTTACACAATATATGATGTGCGCTTGGAGATTGGGCAAAAAGGATTCGTGTAAAGGTGATTCTGGCGGTCCGATGGTATGCAACGGTAAACAGGCTGGCATTGTTTCGTGGGGCTTGGGTTGTGGGCGTGTCCAATATCCGGGCGTTTACACAGACATAAGCCAGGTGTATGGTTTCATtgaatatttgcttaaaaagtaTGCGTAA
- the LOC125778745 gene encoding trypsin II-P29-like, translated as MCQFSRQLVLQLILGLAFGHIYGQQMFERIVAGSPGTQQRYPYYVRLHYRGLFSCGGSLVRNNAVLTAAHCVKDHSVKKLRVHANTINLSDIGVVRTIKYMLVPKKYDAETANYDVAVLILSSAIPSATVIPLHKDAIPAGTSCLVIGHGRTKENGVFSRQLQEIHVPVLSRKVCQRKYLSKFVITQSMMCAAERGNKHAPCKGDSGGPLICNGKQAGIVSWSVGCARVKYPTVYTDISKVYRFIENTLRMYA; from the coding sequence ATGTGTCAATTTAGTCGACAAttagttttgcaattaataTTAGGTTTGGCATTTGGCCATATTTATGGGCAACAAATGTTCGAGCGTATTGTCGCCGGTAGTCCGGGGACGCAACAGAGATATCCTTATTATGTGCGTCTGCACTATCGAGGACTGTTCAGTTGCGGCGGTTCGTTGGTGCGGAATAATGCTGTACTCACGGCAGCACACTGTGTCAAGGACCACAGTGTGAAGAAGCTGCGCGTACACGCGAACACCATTAATTTGAGCGACATTGGAGTGGTTAGAACAATCAAGTACATGCTGGTTCCAAAAAAATACGATGCGGAGACAGCAAATTATGATGTAGCGGTGTTGATACTCTCCTCTGCCATACCGAGTGCAACAGTGATACCATTGCATAAGGACGCGATCCCTGCCGGTACGAGTTGCCTGGTTATTGGTCATGGCAGAACCAAAGAAAACGGCGTCTTCTCACGACAATTGCAAGAGATCCATGTACCTGTCCTTAGTCGGAAAGTTTGTCAGCGCAAATATCTCAGTAAATTCGTTATTACACAGTCGATGATGTGCGCTGCGGAACGGGGTAACAAACACGCACCCTGTAAAGGTGATTCTGGCGGTCCGTTGATATGCAATGGTAAACAGGCTGGCATTGTTTCGTGGAGCGTGGGTTGTGCGCGTGTCAAATATCCGACCGTTTACACAGATATAAGCAAGGTGTATCGTTTCATTGAAAATACGCTTAGAATGTATGCGTAA
- the LOC105225174 gene encoding trypsin alpha-3-like produces the protein MCQFSRQLVLQLILSLAFGHAYGQQMFERIVDGRAVTQKIYPYFVRLHYRRDFICGGSLVRNNAVLTAAHCVKDHNVKALRVHANTINLGDTGVVRTIKSKWVPKEYNKHTLNNDVAVLILSSAIWSAPVIPLHKSAVAVGTSCLVIGHGRTKENGVVSKQLQEIRVPVMSRKVCQHKYLGKFVITQSMMCAAERGNKHAPCKGDSGGPMICNGKQAGIVSWGKSCGRLKYPDVYTDISQVNGFIKYVLKKYA, from the coding sequence ATGTGTCAATTTAGTCGACAAttagttttgcaattaatattatctttggcatttgGCCATGCTTATGGGCAACAAATGTTCGAGCGTATTGTCGACGGCCGTGCGGTGACACAAAAGATATATCCTTATTTTGTGCGTCTGCACTATCGACGAGATTTCATTTGCGGCGGTTCGTTGGTGCGGAACAATGCTGTACTCACGGCAGCACACTGTGTCAAGGACCACAATGTGAAGGCGCTGCGCGTCCACGCGAACACCATTAATTTGGGCGACACTGGAGTGGTGAGAACGATCAAGTCCAAGTGGGTTCCAAAAGAATACAATAAGCACACACTAAATAATGATGTAGCGGTGTTGATACTCTCCTCTGCCATATGGAGTGCACCGGTGATACCATTGCATAAGAGCGCGGTGGCTGTCGGTACGAGTTGCCTGGTTATTGGTCATGGCAGAACCAAAGAAAACGGCGTCGTTTCAAAACAATTGCAAGAGATCCGAGTGCCTGTCATGAGTCGGAAAGTTTGTCAGCACAAATATCTCGGTAAATTCGTTATTACACAGTCGATGATGTGCGCTGCGGAACGGGGTAACAAACACGCACCCTGTAAAGGTGATTCTGGCGGTCCGATGATATGCAACGGTAAACAGGCTGGCATCGTTTCGTGGGGTAAGAGTTGTGGGCGTCTCAAATATCCGGACGTTTACACAGATATAAGCCAGGTTAATGGTTTCATTAAATATGTGCTTAAGAAGTATGCGTAA